In Amaranthus tricolor cultivar Red isolate AtriRed21 chromosome 3, ASM2621246v1, whole genome shotgun sequence, a single window of DNA contains:
- the LOC130807436 gene encoding nuclear matrix constituent protein 1-like — protein sequence MFTPQWKTPTSSVPRTNSRYTQSISAKNKDFAIFDAPPMPPPTNSLAASESSGFDDGNLEDWKRFKEAGLLDESAIERKDRQALLDKMSRLEKELFDYQYNMGLLLIEKKDLVSKAENLEQEYSEAQEIVKRERVAHMIAVSEAEKREESFKNALIAERKCVVDLERAMRDIHEDHAKAKATSETTVTDLNAHMDELRKRKLDVEEKACSVDAKLAELDRQNFELDRKLQDLEDRENILYREKLSLTQDRESHESNFRRRKEDVLEWERRLQEGEQRLCESRRILNEREEKLHAIDVSSKVKESKMEKLQMEIDLANGTLKKVEADVKNELTDLNLKEKKVEAMKCELEARQKKVHEQEKKLDARERVELEKLLNEHKVVLNTKMHEFESDIKQKGTALEEELKSRLEALDQKEAEINHLEAKLSKREQAVEKKSERVKEKEKNIEANHKFMKEQEKSLKAEEKRLKMEKEQINAEKESFETLSREIDILRNNVRKQELHIEEELKSLEDAEKERTEYIRLQSNLKQEIDSVRRQTELIEKEAADLKLERVKFEKDWEALDEKRAVVDIELKTLAENKANFEKLRDSEEERLKRERADDEERLRLESESIILLKESFEATMENEKLMLADKDNKEYTLMCEDFEKQKQDLYNEMHKRREEWGKLIEEKERAFEERQLRERRDLKQLKDDAEKRRGEMELERHRLEKEREEMELNKQRLEETGIDIFKDIEVLESLSKKLKKQREQLVSERDNFGALIEKIKCCNNCGDSAKAFLCSDLQLAAEEGPLDFRSLSRDTQNNVKDEDDASRDLNKGKSILHEADRNPPQLSGQMSVLRKCASVIFNLSPQSAAYSQADGNVREQTSASENVNVRAQSSAIDELGLTHEIGKEGILFAESNDKENNVDNSLPVEPNFDEGSQKSDVKNGQRQPGKKRGAGVWRTYSVKAVVEDAEAFLRNEKLEVQPNDSTSGNQEKNLSDDIAPNTNARKRRLSQASKLTESEQDVDNSEGNADSVTTAKRKKRGQGVASALPTPGQKRYYLRHHAVPVTEHKVTRKQQTKKAVQNLDETPVQSLDVDVESDRMLHLVEISNAISIEFSDKDHAAADAERSVENRLVSAEVKTAEDTMPRPSEINEISENVEEDTRSMVNENEDEDDYSEVEEDENEDYHDHPGQASIGKKLWRFLTT from the exons ATGTTCACTCCTCAATGGAAGACGCCGACATCTTCGGTGCCTAGAACCAATTCAAGATACACCCAAAGCATTTCAGCAAAAAACAAGGATTTCGCTATCTTCGATGCTCCACCTATGCCTCCACCCACGAATTCGCTTGCCGCTTCGGAAAGTTCTGGATTTGATGACGGCAATTTAGAGGATTGGAAGAGGTTTAAGGAAGCGGGTTTGTTGGATGAGTCTGCTATTGAGAGGAAGGATCGTCAGGCTTTGCTTGACAAGATGTCTCGGCTTGAAAAAGAg CTTTTTGACTATCAATACAATATGGGCCTCTTACTTATCGAGAAAAAGGATTTAGTTTCAAAAGCTGAAAATTTAGAGCAAGAATATTCAGAAGCTCAGGAGATTGTTAAGCGTGAGAGGGTTGCTCATATGATTGCTGTTTCCGAAGCTGAGAAGCGGGAGGAAAGTTTCAAGAATGCTTTAATTGCAGAAAGAAAGTGTGTCGTTGAT CTTGAGAGAGCTATGCGTGATATACATGAAGACCATGCAAAAGCTAAAGCTACATCTGAGACTACTGTGACTGATTTGAATGCCCACATGGATGAACTTCGTAAAAGAAAATTGGACGTGGAGGAAAAAGCTTGTTCAGTTGATGCCAAACTTGCTGAGCTAGATAGACAGAATTTTGAGTTAGACAGGAAGTTACAAGACTTGGAAGATCGTGAGAACATTCTTTATAGGGAAAAATTATCATTAACTCAAGA TCGAGAATCACATGAGTCAAATTTTCGGAGGCGGAAGGAGGATGTGCTTGAGTGGGAGAGGAGATTACAAGAAGGCGAACAAAGGCTTTGTGAGAGTCGTAGAATCCTTAATGAGAGAGAGGAGAAGTTGCATGCAATTGATGTCTCTAGCAAAGTAAAGGAGTCTAAAATGGAGAAGTTACAAATGGAGATTGATTTGGCTAATGGAACTTTGAAGAAAGTAGAAGCTGATGTTAAGAATGAATTAACGGATTTGAATCTGAAGGAGAAG AAAGTTGAAGCTATGAAATGCGAATTGGAGGCAAGACAAAAAAAGGTGCATGAACAGGAAAAAAAACTTGATGCAAGGGAAAGA GTGGAGTTAGAGAAGCTTCTTAATGAGCATAAGGTTGTGCTCAACACAAAAATGCATGAATTTGAGTCAGACatcaaacaaaaaggaacaGCTCTTGAAGAGGAACTAAAAAGCAGATTGGAAGCATTGGATCAAAAGGAAGCAGAAATCAATCATCTCGAGGCAAAGTTAAGTAAACGTGAACAGGCAGTGGAGAAGAAATCAGAGAGggtgaaagagaaagaaaagaacaTTGAAGCAAATCATAAATTTATGAAGGAGCAAGAGAAATCTCTAAAAGCTGAAGAGAAACGACTGAAAATGGAGAAGGAACAAATTAATGCCGAGAAAGAGAGTTTCGAGACTTTAAGTAGGGAAATTGATATATTAAGAAACAATGTAAGGAAACAGGAATTGCATATTGAGGAAGAGCTAAAAAGCCTGGAAGATGCTGAAAAAGAAAGGACAGAGTATATTCGCTTGCAGTCAAATCTAAAGCAGGAGATAGACAGTGTGAGGCGTCAAACTGAGCTGATAGAGAAGGAAGCTGCAGACTTGAAGCTTGAAAGGGTAAAGTTTGAGAAAGATTGGGAAGCATTGGATGAGAAACGAGCTGTTGTGGATATTGAACTTAAGACACTAGCTGAAAACAAAGCCAATTTTGAGAAGTTGCGTGACTCAGAAGAGGAGAGATTGAAAAGGGAGAGAGCTGATGATGAGGAGCGCCTTCGTTTGGAATCAGAGAGCATCATATTACTGAAAGAATCATTTGAAGCTACCATGGAAAATGAGAAGTTAATGTTGGCAGACAAGGATAATAAAGAGTACACTCTCATGTGTGAAGATTTTGAGAAGCAGAAACAAGATCTATATAATGAAATGCACAAGAGACGGGAAGAATGGGGCAAGCTAATTGAAGAAAAGGAGAGAGCTTTCGAAGAAAGGCAGTTGAGGGAGAGAAGAGATTTGAAACAGTTAAAAGATGATGCAGAGAAAAGGAGGGGAGAGATGGAGCTTGAAAGACATCGTTTGGAGAAGGAAAGGGAGGAAATGGAGTTGAACAAGCAGCGGCTAGAAGAAACTGGTATTGATATATTTAAGGATATTGAGGTTCTTGAAAGCCTTAGTAAAAAGTTGAAGAAACAGAGAGAACAGTTGGTTTCTGAGAGGGATAACTTTGGTGCTTTAATTGAGAAGATTAAATGCTGCAACAACTGTGGGGATTCTGCTAAAGCGTTTCTTTGTAGTGATCTCCAGCTAGCAGCTGAGGAGGGGCCATTAGATTTCCGAAGTCTTTCTCGTGATACCCAGAATAATGTTAAGGATGAAGACGATGCTTCAAGAGATTTAAACAAAGGAAAATCTATCCTTCATGAAGCTGATAGGAATCCTCCTCAACTAAGTGGGCAGATGAGTGTGCTGCGGAAGTGTGCTTCGGTCATCTTTAATTTGTCTCCACAATCTGCTGCATACTCTCAGGCTGACGGAAATGTGAGGGAGCAAACTTCTGCTTCGGAGAATGTAAATGTGAGGGCACAATCATCTGCTATTGATGAGCTGGGACTAACGCATGAAATAGGAAAAGAGGGCATTTTATTTGCTGAATCTAATGATAAAGAAAACAACGTTGATAATTCTTTGCCAGTTGAGCCAAACTTTGACGAAGGCTCGCAAAAGTCTGATGTAAAGAATGGCCAACGTCAACCAGGAAAAAAGCGTGGGGCTGGAGTTTGGAGGACATATTCTGTCAAAGCTGTGGTGGAAGATGCAGAGGCTTTTCTAAGGAATGAAAAGCTGGAGGTGCAGCCAAATGATTCTACTAGTGGAAACCAAGAGAAAAACCTCAGTGATGACATCGCACCTAATACCAATGCCCGTAAGCGCCGTCTTTCTCAGGCCTCTAAGTTGACCGAAAGTGAGCAGGATGTTGATAATAGTGAGGGAAATGCTGATAGTGTGACAACTGCGAAACGGAAGAAAAGGGGACAAGGAGTTGCTTCTGCATTACCTACTCCTGGTCAAAAGCGATACTATCTTAGGCATCATGCAGT TCCAGTGACGGAACATAAGGTTACCCGTAAACAACAGACTAAGAAAGCAGTGCAAAACCTCGATGAAACACCTGTTCAGTCGTTGGATGTTGATGTTGAGAGCGACAGAATGTTGCATTTGGTTGAAATTTCGAATGCTATAAGTATCGAGTTCTCTGATAAG GATCATGCGGCAGCTGATGCTGAGAGATCAGTAGAAAATAGATTAGTAAGTGCAGAAGTAAAGACAGCTGAAGATACTATGCCAAGGCCGAGCGAGATCAATGAAATATCGGAAAATGTCGAGGAAGATACCAGAAGCATGGTCAACGAGAATGAAGATGAGGATGATTATAGCGAGGTTGAggaagatgaaaatgaagattATCATGATCATCCAGGTCAGGCGTCGATAGGAAAGAAGTTGTGGAGATTTTTGACTACATGA